From Thermogemmatispora onikobensis:
AGCGCGCAGCTTACCGTAGTCGACGCTCAGGTGCTGCACGTCGAGCAGCGGCGGTGGGGAAGGCCGCACCGCCGCCGTCGACATAGCTCGGGCAGAAGGGAGAGCATATCTGCTGTCGCTCTCGCTCGCTTCGGCCACTGTTGCCGCAGGCTCGCTCATGCTCATGGTCTGGTGAGCTGGCGCCCCCTCCCCCTGCTCGCTGCCCAGGTAGACGGCGATGACCTCGGGATGGCGAGCGATTTCATCAGGGGTCCCTTCGGCGATTTTGCGCCCCCAGTCCAGCACGATGACGCGGTGAGCCAGGGCCCGCACGACGGCCTGAACGTGCTCGACGAGAATAATGGTGACACCACGGGCATGGATGGAGGCAATGAGCCGGGTGATCTCTTCGATCTCCTGACCCACCAGGCCAGCGGCCACCTCGTCGAGCAGGAGCAGCCGCGGTTTGAGCGCCAGAGCACGAGCCAGCTCCAGGCGCTTGAGGTCGAGCAGGGCCAGGGAGCCAGCCTGGCGATCTTTGCGGTCGAGCAGGCCGCAGAGGTGCAGGATCTCCTCGGCGTCATCGCTGAGGCGCCTCCGGCCCGGGTCCTCGTTTCGCCGGGCGTGGACGGGAATCAAGACGTTTTGCAACACGGTCATGCGCCCAAAGGGGCGGGGGATCTGATGGGCGCGCCCAATGCCAAGACGGGCAATGGCATGCGCGGGCAGCTGATCCAGACGCTGCCCGGCAAAGAGGATCTCCCCCTCGCTGACACGCTGAGCCCCAGAAATGAGGCTCAGGAGGGTGCTTTTGCCCGCTCCATTGGGTCCAATGACGCCGAGCAGCTCACCGCTGCGCACTTCAAAGCTGATATCGTTGAGGGCCGTGACTCCCCCGAAGCGCCTGGTCACATGACGCAGCACCAGCAGCGGGGCCTCGTCGGCCTGCTGTGGGCCTCCTCCCACAGTGGAAGCTGCTTGCATCATGCCCCTCCCTCTCTTTTTGGCTTGTTTGCTGTCTGAATGGTAGCTTGCTCGCTCGTTGGCCTGATCGCGATGATCTGTCAGCGCTGGCCGGCGAGTCAGCCGCTGCTCACTCAGGTTGGCCCGGTCCGCTTCGTGCCTGTCGTAGGTCGCTGCCGCCCGTTGTTGCTCCCTGGCTCTTGTCTTGCTCTGGCCCCGGCTAGAACGCGCTGGCCCCGCCATCGACGGCGAAGTCGGCCCCCGTAACCCACGAGGCTTCGTCGGAGGCCAGGTAGATGGCGCAGAGCACTACGTCCTCGGGTGTACCGACCCGTTTGAGCATCAACTTGCGCATGATGCCGTCGAGGGCGCCCGAGTTGATCGCCCATTCGGTTTGTGGCGTGCGTATGAGGGCCGGCGAAATGGTGTTGGCGCGGATGCCGTATTTGCCTCCCTCGGCGGCTAGCTGGCGCGTCATGGCAATGACAGCGCCTTTGCTGGCGGCGTGGGCCAGGCCGGGAACGTCCTCGCTGCCAAATTTGGCGGAGACGGAGCCAACATTTATGATGGAGCCGCCGCCGCGGGCTACGAGGTGCGGCCAGGCGGCCTTACACATGTAGTAGACGGTATCGAGCTCGCTGCGCAGAGTATCCTGCCACATGCGCGTCGTCATCTGTTCGATCGGCGCGATCCAGGCCGTGCCCGCGTTGTTGTAGAGGATGTCGAAACCGCCGTAGGTCTTGACGGCCAGCTCCACTACTCCCTGAGCCTGCTCGGGATCGCTGAGGTCGCAGGGCTGCAACGAGACCATCTCTCCGCCGGCCTCGCGTACAAGGCGCACGGTCTCCTCGGCCCCGGCGACGTTGAGGTCGCAGCCGACAATTTTGCAGCCCTCGGCGGCAAAGCGCAGGGCCGCAACGCGCCCCTGGCCGCTAGCTGTTCCTGTAATGATGGCTACCTTTCCTTGGAGTCGCCCGCTCATCGTTGTGCTCTTCCTCCCAGGCACATGCTCACTCGTTGGCGCTCGCTGGCTTCGTCCCCGCTCCTGACCCCGTCGGCCAGCGGGCCAGCAGGCAGCTAGCTTCACCGACGGCAGCAGGTGGGCCGGCGCCGGCAGACAGGCCGGGGAAGCGGCTCGCCTGCCCTGAGCCAGACCTTCGCTGACCGCAGCTGGCAGCCTGACCCTCGCTGCCGGTCGACTTCTCTGGCTGGCCTGTGACCTGCCTGTGACTTTGTCTTTCCTGCAGTGTAGGGGAGGCGTAGGAGAAAATCACTACCACTCGCTTCCGTTTTTCCTTTCCGGTCGCTTCCGGTTGAGGACGCCGCCCTACCGGAGCGACCGCCCGCGGGGGAGCTGCTGCTAGCTGAGCGGCAGATATGGCCCTTTGTCAGACGGCGCCGCTCAGCCTCGCCCGGGCAGGTGACGGCGACAGGGCCATGATACGGGGAGCGTCCCCTCCCCAGTGAGCCATCGGGAAGCGAGCGGAAGAGAAAGTCGGAAGCAAGTGGTAGTGATTTCCGGGGTCAGGCCAGCTACACTGCATGACTGAGGGCAGACAAGAAAGCCTGGGCCGACGTGCACACCTCTCCCCTTCCCCTGGTGCGGGCTTACTCCTCTCCCCGCATGGGAGAAGCTGGTAAGAGGGAGGAAGGTCGCGCATTGCCGGCGGGCCCCGTCTGCCCCAGCCAGCCCCTGCCGGGCACGCATAAACAAGTAAACAAGTAAGCAAGTATATACGCACAAGAACGCCTATAGGGTGAGAAGTCGAGAGGAGAGCACGCCATCATGAGCGGACAGTATTTCTGGAGGGTAGCCGTGAGGGCCGTTTGCCAGGCGAGCAGGCGCCCAGAAAGGCGGTGGGTATGAGCGAGCAGAACAGCTGGAACGGGGGCCGCACCCCGGAGAGGCTGCAGGGCCGTCTTTTTTGGCGAGGGGAGAGCGGCTACGAAGAGGCTCGCTGCGGGCGCATCTTCAACGGACGCCGTCCTGAGCGCTATCCCGCCGCCATCTTGCTAGCCACCAGCGAAGATGACGTCGTGGCCGGGGTTCGTCTGGCGCGCGCGCACGGCCTGAAGGTCTCTGTGCGCGCCGGCGGCCACAGCTGGGCCGCCTGGAGCCTGCGCGACGAGGCCCTGCTGATCGACCTGGGCGGCCTGCGTCAGATCGAGCTGGACCGCGAGGCTGGCATTGTGCGCGTCAGTCCAGCGGTCACAGGTAGCGAGCTGAACGGCCTGCTGACGCAGCAGGGTCTGATGTTTCCCGGGGGTCATTGTCCCGATGTTGGCCTGGGCGGCTTCCTGCTCCAGGGCGGCATGGGCTGGAATTGCCGCGGCTGGGGCTGGGCCTGTCAGCGCATTGAGGCCATCGACGCCGTGACCGCCGACGGCGAGCTGGTTCACGCTGACGCAGAGCATCACCCCGACCTGCTTTGGGCAGCGCGCGGCGCCGGCCCGGGCTTCTTTGCCATTGTCACGCGCTTCTATCTGCGGGTGCGCCCCCTGCCCGGCGCCTTGACGCGCAGCAGCTTCTTCTATCCTGCCGCCCTCTTTGATGAGGTCATGGGTTGGCTCTACGAGGAGCATCCACGGCTGGCCCCCAGCGTTGAAGTGGTTGCCGTGGGCATGGGCGGCGGTGGCGAGCTGACGAGCCAGGCCACGCCGACGCCGGTCCTGCTGCTTCAGGGGCTGAGCTTCGCCGAGACGCCCGCCGAGGCGCGCGAGGCCCTGGCCCCTTTCGAGCGCTGTCCCGTGCGCGAGCGCGCCTTACAGGAGCAGGTTCTGGTCCCCACGACCCTGGCCGAGGAATACGCCGAGCAGCGGCGTGCCAATCCCAAGGAGCACCGCTACGCCGTCGACAACGCCTGGCTCAATGCGCCAGCGACAACAGCCATTCCGGCCCTGCGGGAGGCTTTTGTCAGTCTGCCAACGGCGCAATCGTTTTCGCTGTGGTTCGGCATGGCCCCGCTCCACCCGCTGCCAGATATGGCCCTCTCGCTGCAGGCCGATGTCTATTTCGCCAGCTACGTGGTCTGGCAGCAGCCCGAGGATGACGCCCGCTGCCGCCGCTGGCTGGCCGAGCAGATGCGCCGCATCGAGCCGTTCAGCGAGGGCCTCTTTCTGGCCGATTCGGATTTTACCACGCGCCCGGCCCGCTTTATGGACGAGCAGCACTGGCAGCGCTTGCAGGCCGTGCGCGCCCGCTACGACCCCACGGGCCTCTTCCACTCCTATCTGATCCATCCCGAGACCCCCATCAACGTCAATCCCTGGAGCCAGCCCTGAGCCTGGGCAACGCAATGCCCACACCATTTAACCCCTTGCTCCACCCGAGCTGGCTGGTCTGGTCATGGTTCCCTTGGGCAATCCGTCCCTCTCCCTCTCCCAGGCCCGACCAGCCCACTCCTCTCTTCTTCTGCTGCCCAGCTGTTCCGTCAGGCGAGCAGGGTGGGGAGCGCTTTCCAGCAACGGCGAGCGGACGGCGTGGCGCTGCCAGGAAAGGAAGGCGAGCAGCCCACGTGGAGCGGGCTGGCCTCCTGGTGCAGCCGTTCGCCGTCCGCTGAGGACCAGAAGGGGAAAGGGAGTCTACAGCTCGTCAGTTCGGCAGCTCGCTCGGAGCCAATCAGGTCAGGTCAGGTCAAGACGTGCGGGCAGCAGATCAGCGTGACCGCTCAAGAGCTGCTGGCGCTCCTGCGGGGCCAGCGCTGCCCCAAAGAGGGCCGTGGGGGCGCGCGTGCCCATATCGAAAGGCAGGTCGGTCCCGAGGACCACGCGCTCCGCTCCCAGCAGCGTCACCAGGTAACGCAGGGGCTCGGCCCCATGCACCAGGGAATCGACATAGAGGCGTCGCAACAGGTCGAGCGGCGTCTGGCGCAAATGGGCTAGCTCGGGCCGGACCCGGGCCCCATGCTGCCAGCGTCCCACCACAAAGGGAGCTACCCCTCCGCCGTGGGCCGCCACGAAGCGGATCTGAGGATAGCGCTCCACCACGCCGCCGAAGAGCAGCGAAGCCAGAGCAAAGGCCGTCTCCGCTGGATTCCCCAGCAGGTTACGCAGGTAGTAGCGCGTCAGACGCTCGGCGCCCAGGACCTCCAAGGGGTGAATGAGAACCAGGGCCTGGCGAGCGTCCAGGGCTTGCCAGACCGGCTCTAGCTCGGGCGCATCCAGATTCCAGGCATTGACGCGCGTCAGAATCTCGATCCCCGCCAGATGAAGCTGATCCATCAGATAGGCGATCTCTTCAGCGGCCCGCTCCGGGTCCTGCAGCGGGGCCAGGCCCAGGCCGTGGAAGGAGCGGGGGTAGCGACGCACGACCGCGGCCAGGGCCTCGTTCTGCTCGCGCAGGAGGGGAGCCGCCTCCGAGCCCGCTAACTCGTAGAAGGCCATGAAGGGCGGGGGCGACAGCACCTGCAGATCGACGCCCGTTGTCGCCAGCAGCTCCAGACGGGCATCAAGATCGTAGAAATCTTCGGGGCGGCAGGCGCTGCCCAGCGGGATGCCGCCGGTCTCCAGGATCGCCTCCTGGCCTTCCCCTCGCCAGCGGGACCCCAGGATGCGCCCGTCTGGCGCGCGAGCATGCATCTGGAGATGCTCACGAGCCAGATAATGAGCATGGAAATCGATAATCATACAGCCTCTGTCTGCTGTCAATCTCTGCAGGATGGTTCCAGCTAGCCTGAGCGCTGATCAGGCTGGCCCCACCGCCGCGGGCCCAGTGGCCGGATCGGTGTCGGTGGGCGCCTCGTCACTCAGATGGGAGTGGCGGCAATCTCGAACGAGCGGCGCGTCAGGCCCTCCACATCGGCATCGGGCGTCTGATCGCGCTCCCACTGGCTCAGCTGTGACGAAATCTCGACCAGGGCCTTGCAGCGCTCGTAGCGCCGCTGCATGAAGCGCTCCAGAGCCTGTGGCAGCGGGTCGCCGCTCGCCACCTCCTCAGCCAGGACGATCGCATCCTCGATCGCCATCGCCGCCCCCTGGGCCACGTGGGCCGTCATCGCATGGGCCGCATCGCCGATCAGCAGCACGCGCCCACGATACCAGGGCGAGGGCAGCAGCAGCGTCTCGAAAGGTCGATAGATCACCTCCGACTCATCGCTAATGTAGCGATCGCGCACCAGAGCCACCGGCCCACCGAAAGGAGCGAGCCGCTCGCGATAGGCCGCCGGCAGGCACTCACGTGGGAAGCGCGGCGGTGGCCCCGGAGGAGGCGTCTCCACCAGCAGGATGTACATCAAGTCGGGAGCCAGCGGGATGAAGCCGGCCTTGCCATAGGGGCCACCCTCGAAGAGCCAGCCCGTCGTCACGTCGGGCAGGCGCGGCACATTGCAGCGCCAGCAGACCTGGCCCACATAGGTCGGCTGGTACTCGGAGCCGAAAATCAGACGGCGCACCAGCGACTTCAGGCCGTCAGCTCCCACCACCAGGTCGTAGCTGGCAAAGGAGCCGTCGGAGAAGGTCACCGAGACCTCGCTCTCGGACTGCGCCAGGGTCGCTACCGTCAGGCCCAAACGAATGGTCGCGCCAGACTGCCGCACGGCATCCTGGAGAATGGCGTGCAGACGAGAGCGCGTGAGGCCGTTTCCTGGGGGATAGCGCGGCCCCGCAATCTGAGGCTGGGGCACCTCGAAGAGAAAGGTTCCCTCGCGGTCGTAGAAGCGAACACCCCCCATCGGGTGCCCGGCAGCAATGCACTTTTCGGCCAGGCCAATGCGGTCGAGGGCTCGCAGAGCATTACCTTGCTGGATGATCCCCACCCCATAGACGGACCACTGGGGATTAAGCTCGACGACCTCGACTTCACAGCCGATCTGGCGCAGCGCCACTGCCGCCGTCAGGCCGGCGATGCCGCCGCCGACAATCAATATCTTCTGCGCGCTTTTGTCCATCGTAGGACACTCCATCTTTCGCTGAGGATTCTCCTACCGTCCATGCAGGCCGCTTAGCCTCGCCCGCGCTGACGGAAAGGATTGACCAGATCGGGATCGATCTGCCTGCCCCCAGTGGCCGCCGGCTCGGGGAAGGAGCCGCCCGGCGCCAGCGGGAAGGACTCCGTCATCGAGTCGGGCATGGCGGCGTTGCGGTACATGGTGTTCGATCCCTGCGAAGGCACCCAGCGCACCGGCTCCCAGTCCGGAATGTAGTTGCGATAGCCGCCTGAGTTCAGCTCGATACGCATGCCGCCCGGCTCGCGGAAGTAGAGATAGTATTGCTCGCCCATGCCGTGCTGGCCGGGGCCATACTCCATGCTCAGCCCGGCTTCCAGCAGGATGTCGGTGGCCCGCAGCAGGTCCTTGATCTCTGGGAGGAAGAAAGCCACGTGGTTGACACGGCCCGGGATACCCGAGAAGTCGGCCACAAAGCCGAGATCGTGCGACTTCTCATTGGTGGTGATCTGCGTGAAGACGACGATGTCCGGCATCTCGTCAGGAACGGTATATTCCATGAAGCGGAAGCCGAGGGTATCGCAGTACCAGCGGGTGTCTTGCATGACATCGAGCGAGGCCACGGTGACGTGGTCGAGCTGGCGGGGGGCCACGCCGCGCCCGGTGAAGCGCTGCGGGCGAGCGGGATAGGTTGAACGCAGCTCGGGCGGCGCGCTGTAGCGATCTACCTCCCAGAAGACTTCATTGAGGTGGCCGCCAGGACCACGGAAGCGATAGGCTGGGCCATGCCCCGGGCCCCGCTCGATCCACTGGCCTTGCTGGCCAGCCGCTTCGATCTCCTTGACGGCTTGCGCTAGCTCGTCCGGCCCCCAGGTGCGCCAGCCGATGTGGCCCAGGGCCGGCTGCTCACCGCTGGTGAGCACCAGGCTGTGGTGGTAGAACTCTCCCCAGCAGCGCAGGTAGCAGGAGTCCCCGACACGCTCGCTCAGCTCCATCCCCATCACCTCCGTGAAGAAGCGCAGGGAGTCCTCCAACGCAGGGGTCACGATCTCTACATGGGCCAGGTGGGCAAGCAGGTGTTTGCTCATGGTCTCGTTCTCTCCTCATTGGGTGGTCGATAGCACCAACAGCGGTAGCAGCAGGGGCAGCAGCACGAGGTCCGGCGCGGCCTTGCCCCTCGCCCCAGGTAGCAGCGCCGCCTCGATCGGCGCCTGCCTGTCGCTGCCGCCAACGGCAGAGCTGGCCCCAATTAGCAGCCAGACAAGCAAACGAGCAGGAGAGGACGCCGCTCTTGATTGACGCTCAGCCAGTTCTGTGCTACCATAACAGCCAGGACGCTGCAGAGTGCCCGTCATGCCTCTCACAACGCTGTGAAAGAGCCTGCCTCTCCGCTTGCAAACGACGGGCATCGCACCTGGCGCCTCGTCTGACCGAAGGCTGTGTCTGGTAGAGCGATCTGTTCGTTCCTCCCCTCCGTTCGCCAGACTCGCTCACAGTGTAGCGAAAGGCGGGGGAAAGATCACTACCACTCGCTTCCGCTTTTCTCTTTCCGGTTGCTTCCGGTGAGGGAAAGCACCCGCTGCGCTCTGTCCACAAGAGGATACTGAAAGATGGAAGGACATCGAGTTGGGAGCACGACGCCGTGGGCTATCACCGTCGGTATAAGCTCAAAGATGACCGCTTCGGTCTGCTGGCACTCACGTTGCGCGAGAAAGCCGGCCTGACACAGGCAGAGATCGCAACCATGCTCGGAGTGTCGGAGCGCACGATCCGTCACTGGGAGGGCGGCACGGCCTTCCCTACGAGCGAGAATCTGAAGAAGCTCATTGAGATCTACTGGCATTACGGCGCTTTCCATGAGGAGCACGCGCGCGACGAGGCCCGTACGCTCTGGCATCAGGCTGCCGAGAGCGCGGCCCGGCGTTCGATCCCCTTCGATGAGCTTTGGTTTGAGGAGCTGCTTCAGACTCAGCGTCGCGCGCCCGCTCATCTCCGCCCCTCTTCTTCTGTCTTTGCCCCAGCTTCAACCCCTTCTGAAGAGTCGGCCACTGTCTCCACTGGACCACTCCCGGCTCCGCCCGCACGCTCGGCCCCCGCTTCTCAGATGACGACCGAGGCACACGCTGAGTGGGGTGAGGCCCCAGACGCTTCGGCGTTCTATGGCCGACAGCAGGAGCTGGCCACCCTGGAGCGCTGGCTCCTCTCCGACCATTGCCGCCTGGTCGTTCTCCTCGGCATGGGTGGCATCGGCAAGACCACCCTGGCGGTACGCTTTGCTCAACAGGTGGCGCCTCGCTTCGAGTTTGTCCTCTGGCGCTCGCTGCGCAACGCTCCCCCGCTTGATGAGCTGCTCGCCGATTGCATTCAAGCCCTGACTCAGCAGCAGGGCCTGGCGCTGCCGTCCCAGCTTGAAGGACGCATAACTTTGCTGCTCGATCTGCTGCGCAAACGACGCTGCCTGCTGGTCTTTGATAACATGGAGACCTTGCTGCAGCCCGGCAGCTTCGAGGGACGCTATCGCGAAGGTTACGAGAGCTATGGCCGCCTGCTGCGCCAGGTGGCGGAGTGCACTCATCAGAGCTGCCTGCTGGTGACCAGCCGCGAGCTGCCCGGCGAGCTAGAGCCGCTGGAGGGACCGCTCTCGCCGGTGCGCGTTCTGAAGCTGTTCGGGTTGGAGCGTGAGGCTATTCAGCAGTTGCTGGAGGAGCGCCGCCTCTCGGGCACGCCACACGCCTGGGATGAGCTGGTGGGCCACTATGGCGGCAACCCTCTGGCGCTGAAGATCGCCGCCGCTACGGTGCAGGAGGTCTTTGGCGGCCAGATCGAGGCATTCTTGCGCGAGGGGCCGATGCTGCTCCACACCGTGCGCCAGCTTCTCGATTACCAGTTCGAGCGCCTCTCACCTCTGGAGCGCGACCTGATGTACTGGCTGGCCATCGAGCGCGAGATGGTCCCCCTGGAGGAACTGAGCCAGGACTTGCTGGGAGCGGTCTCGCGACGCGAGCTGCTGGCCGCGCTTAAGTCCCTGCGC
This genomic window contains:
- a CDS encoding ATP-binding cassette domain-containing protein, whose amino-acid sequence is MMQAASTVGGGPQQADEAPLLVLRHVTRRFGGVTALNDISFEVRSGELLGVIGPNGAGKSTLLSLISGAQRVSEGEILFAGQRLDQLPAHAIARLGIGRAHQIPRPFGRMTVLQNVLIPVHARRNEDPGRRRLSDDAEEILHLCGLLDRKDRQAGSLALLDLKRLELARALALKPRLLLLDEVAAGLVGQEIEEITRLIASIHARGVTIILVEHVQAVVRALAHRVIVLDWGRKIAEGTPDEIARHPEVIAVYLGSEQGEGAPAHQTMSMSEPAATVAEASESDSRYALPSARAMSTAAVRPSPPPLLDVQHLSVDYGKLRALRSLDFSVGTGEVVAVVGANGAGKTTLTQAISGLVPVSEGRILFAGQEITRLPAHQRARLGIALCHEGRRLFR
- a CDS encoding SDR family NAD(P)-dependent oxidoreductase, which codes for MSGRLQGKVAIITGTASGQGRVAALRFAAEGCKIVGCDLNVAGAEETVRLVREAGGEMVSLQPCDLSDPEQAQGVVELAVKTYGGFDILYNNAGTAWIAPIEQMTTRMWQDTLRSELDTVYYMCKAAWPHLVARGGGSIINVGSVSAKFGSEDVPGLAHAASKGAVIAMTRQLAAEGGKYGIRANTISPALIRTPQTEWAINSGALDGIMRKLMLKRVGTPEDVVLCAIYLASDEASWVTGADFAVDGGASAF
- a CDS encoding FAD-binding oxidoreductase yields the protein MSEQNSWNGGRTPERLQGRLFWRGESGYEEARCGRIFNGRRPERYPAAILLATSEDDVVAGVRLARAHGLKVSVRAGGHSWAAWSLRDEALLIDLGGLRQIELDREAGIVRVSPAVTGSELNGLLTQQGLMFPGGHCPDVGLGGFLLQGGMGWNCRGWGWACQRIEAIDAVTADGELVHADAEHHPDLLWAARGAGPGFFAIVTRFYLRVRPLPGALTRSSFFYPAALFDEVMGWLYEEHPRLAPSVEVVAVGMGGGGELTSQATPTPVLLLQGLSFAETPAEAREALAPFERCPVRERALQEQVLVPTTLAEEYAEQRRANPKEHRYAVDNAWLNAPATTAIPALREAFVSLPTAQSFSLWFGMAPLHPLPDMALSLQADVYFASYVVWQQPEDDARCRRWLAEQMRRIEPFSEGLFLADSDFTTRPARFMDEQHWQRLQAVRARYDPTGLFHSYLIHPETPINVNPWSQP
- a CDS encoding amidohydrolase family protein, encoding MIIDFHAHYLAREHLQMHARAPDGRILGSRWRGEGQEAILETGGIPLGSACRPEDFYDLDARLELLATTGVDLQVLSPPPFMAFYELAGSEAAPLLREQNEALAAVVRRYPRSFHGLGLAPLQDPERAAEEIAYLMDQLHLAGIEILTRVNAWNLDAPELEPVWQALDARQALVLIHPLEVLGAERLTRYYLRNLLGNPAETAFALASLLFGGVVERYPQIRFVAAHGGGVAPFVVGRWQHGARVRPELAHLRQTPLDLLRRLYVDSLVHGAEPLRYLVTLLGAERVVLGTDLPFDMGTRAPTALFGAALAPQERQQLLSGHADLLPARLDLT
- a CDS encoding FAD-dependent oxidoreductase, whose product is MDKSAQKILIVGGGIAGLTAAVALRQIGCEVEVVELNPQWSVYGVGIIQQGNALRALDRIGLAEKCIAAGHPMGGVRFYDREGTFLFEVPQPQIAGPRYPPGNGLTRSRLHAILQDAVRQSGATIRLGLTVATLAQSESEVSVTFSDGSFASYDLVVGADGLKSLVRRLIFGSEYQPTYVGQVCWRCNVPRLPDVTTGWLFEGGPYGKAGFIPLAPDLMYILLVETPPPGPPPRFPRECLPAAYRERLAPFGGPVALVRDRYISDESEVIYRPFETLLLPSPWYRGRVLLIGDAAHAMTAHVAQGAAMAIEDAIVLAEEVASGDPLPQALERFMQRRYERCKALVEISSQLSQWERDQTPDADVEGLTRRSFEIAATPI
- a CDS encoding VOC family protein; the encoded protein is MSKHLLAHLAHVEIVTPALEDSLRFFTEVMGMELSERVGDSCYLRCWGEFYHHSLVLTSGEQPALGHIGWRTWGPDELAQAVKEIEAAGQQGQWIERGPGHGPAYRFRGPGGHLNEVFWEVDRYSAPPELRSTYPARPQRFTGRGVAPRQLDHVTVASLDVMQDTRWYCDTLGFRFMEYTVPDEMPDIVVFTQITTNEKSHDLGFVADFSGIPGRVNHVAFFLPEIKDLLRATDILLEAGLSMEYGPGQHGMGEQYYLYFREPGGMRIELNSGGYRNYIPDWEPVRWVPSQGSNTMYRNAAMPDSMTESFPLAPGGSFPEPAATGGRQIDPDLVNPFRQRGRG